The Paramicrobacterium fandaimingii DNA segment TCACGAACAGGCGCCCGCCCGCTGACCCGTCAGCTGCCGGCGACAGCGTGGGCCGTTGCCCGACGGCCCGCGCGGGAGAGCGGCACAAGGTTTCCGCGGCGGTGTGCAAGCACGAGCATGGTGACGGAGAGCAGAAGGCTCACGACAACAGGAACGATGGATGCCTCGAGCCCGAACGCGCCTCCCGTAAGGAGCGGCGATCCATGGGTTGTGACAGTGAAGAGGCCAGAGTACGCGTGGCCGGAGATGGGGATGCCGAGCAGACCCTCTGCCGTGTTCCAGGCGAAGTGCACGCCGATCGCAAACCACAGGTTGCGGCGCCAGAGGAACGCAGAGCCGAGAAGCACACCCGCTTCGAGCGCGATGGCACAGGCGCTCCACAGAGTGGCGCCCGGGTTCGCCAGGTGCAGCAGCCCGAAGATCAGTGATGTTGCGGCGAGAGCCACCCAGCTTCCGCCGAGCTTCTCGAGAGCCTGCAGTGCCAGACCGCGGAAGATGAGCTCTTCGATGACCGCGGCTCCGACATTGACGGCAACGACCGTCGCGATCACCGAGAGAACGTCGGCCGAAGCCCACTCGAAGGTATACCCGCCGAGAAGCGAGATCGTCGCGACGGAGACGGCGACGAAGACGAGCCCCACCTCAATTCCGTACAGCGTCTCGAAGAGCGAACGAGTGCGGGTGAGCTCCGGCGTCGGGCGTCCCGCCATTCTGTGCATGACGAGTCGGTACAGCAGCAGGCCGACGAGACTGCCGATTAGAGGAAGCGCGACGATGCCGAGCGCGCCGACAACGGGGGTCGGGGAGGTGATGAGGGCATACGCGCCGCCGATGGCGATCGCGCCCGCTGCGAGCCAGACGAGGGGAGATGAAACGATGCGACGAAGCACTGCGGATGGAGTCATGATCTGCTTTCAGCGTGAGGATGCAGACGCTGTCGCGTCGTGCACCCTCACGCTACGGATCTCCGCTCCCGCGCGCGTCACACCGGGGAGCCAACCTGTTCTCGTACCGTGGGTTGATCCCCGGCTGGCTGCCCGGGAGGGCGCTACTTCTCCATATCGACGTCTTTCGTCTCTGTGCTGATCAGCAGCGCCACGAGCGTGATCAGCGCCATCACCGAGAGATAGACACCGACCCAGAATGGGCTTCCGCCGCCGGCGCTCCAGAGGGCGACCGCGATGAACGGAGCCACGGCGGCACCGAGGATGGACGACACGTTGTACGAGACTCCAGATCCGGTGTAGCGCACGTTTGTGGGGAAGAGCTCGGGAAGCAGTGCGCCCATCGGGCCGAACGTCATGCCCATCAGCGAAAATCCGATGACCAGCAGGGCCATCACGCCGACAATCCCGCCGTCGAGCAGGGGGACGAACAGCAGCCCGAAGATGACGATCGCGACAGTCACCCAGGTGAGGGTGCGTCTGCGGCCCCACTTGTCTGCCCAGGGGCCAGACAGCAGGGTGAAGATGCCGAAGAATACGACGCCGATGATCGACATCAGGATGAACTGGGTTCGCCCATAGCCGAGGCCCGCCATGGCGGCATCCGTCGGTGTTGTTCCGTAGCTCAGCACGAACGTCGTCATCAGATAGAAGAGCACGTAGGTGGCGAGCATGAAGAAGGTGCCCAGAATGAGCTCGCGCCAATTGTTACGCAACACCGTGCCGAGCGGCATCTTGCTCACGGTGCCTTTGGCGACCGTCGCCGCGAACGCTGTCGATTCAACGAGCCTCAGCCGCACAATGACGCCGACGACGACCATGACGATGGAGAACCAGAACGGAACGCGCCAGCCCCAGGCGAGGAACTGTTCGTTGATCGTGCCGTTTGCGGGCTGGAGCAGAGAGATGATGATGAAGATGCCGTTGGCGATGATGTAGCCGAGAGGCGCTCCGAGCTGCGGGAACGTGCCGTACCAGGCGCGCTTTCCCTTTGGAGCGTTCTCTGTCGCGACAAGCGCGGCGCCCGACCACTCGCCGCCGAGTGCGAAGCCCTGTGCGAGGCGGAAGATCACGAGGAACAGCGGCGCCCACCAGCCGACCTGATGGTAGGTCGGCAGGAAGCCGATGAGGAACGTCGCGACTCCCATCGTTAGAAGCGAGGCGACGAGCGTGGCCTTGCGGCCCTTGCGATCGCCAAGGTGACCGTAGAAGATCGCGCCGAGCGGACGGGCGACCATTGCGGCGCCGAAGATGGCGAACGACGAGAGCAGTGCCACCGTCGGGTCGCCCTCGGGAAAGAAGAGGTGTGGAAAGACGAGAACGGCGGCTGTGGCGTAGACGTAAAAATCGTAGAACTCGATCGTCGTGCCGATCATGCTCGCGAAGATCACGCGAGAGCGCGGATTCGCGGGTGTCGGTATTTCTGTCGTTGCGTTGGGTGTCGTGATTGGTGCCTTGGACATGAGCCTTCGTTTGCGTGAGAAACCGGGTGTCGCTGAATGGATCACGCGGGGTATGCGCGGTCGTGTCGCGGCGATGACGAAGCCTGCTTGTGGCGGGACGTGCTTACTTTACGCCTGCTGGCAACGTCACCAAACTTTTGGATATTCCGCCGCGAGAGTCCCCCGAGCGGCCCTGAACGCGGTGGACCCATCGAAAGGTTGATGTCCGTGTGCAGGCTGGCGACTAACCTGTGAGGCATGGATACTTTGTTCGCAGTGCTTCACGTCGTCGCGGCGGTCTTCATCGTCGGCCCCATGGCGATCATTCCGATGACGGCGATGCGCGCCGTCAGGGCGGGAAACGGCAGCCAGGTTGCGGTGCTCGCCAAGTCGACGATGATCTTCAGCTGGCTTTCACTGCTTGTCGTTGTGTTCGGGTTCGGCGTCATGGGCATGTCGGAATACGACATCTCGATGACGACGCCGTGGATTCTCTGGTCGCTGATTCTCTGGGTCGTGGCGACGATCATCAACCTTGCGCTTGTGGTGCCGACGATGAACAAGGCGGCGAAGGCGCTTGCGGATGGCCCGTCTGACGACCGCGCCAGCTACCCTGCGATCGCCGCGGGAAGCGGTTTGGCCACCATCATGCTCATTGCCGTCGTCGTGCTCATGGTGTGGAAGCCGTAACGACGTCACGCTCACCGCAGTGAGCCGCAGAAACGGGGCTGCGCTCTCGAACGTTCGAGAGCGCAGCCCCGTTTGTGTAGCGCACGCGGTGTCGCGCGCACGGTCAGGAGGTGCGGTGGCTCAGGCTCGAACGGCGGTGAGCGCGCGCACCGTGGCGATGGCGGCCTCGGCCGCCTCGCGGCCCTTGTCCTCCTTCGACCCGGGAAGGCCGGCGCGGTCGAGCCCCTGCTGCTCGTCGTCAAGTGTGAGAACGCCGAAGCCGACCGGTTTGCCCGTCTCGACGGTGACCTGCGTGAGACCGGAGGTGGCGGCATCCGAGACGTACTCGAAGTGCGGCGTGCCGCCGCGGATGATCACGCCGAGGGCGACGACGGCATCGGCACCGGCCTCGAGAGCTGCGCGCGAGACGACGGGAAGCTCGAAGCTGCCGGGCACCCGCACGAGCGTGTGGTTCGCGCCTGCCTCCTCAAGTGTGCGCACGGCGCTGTCAACGAGCCCGCCCATGATTGTGTCGTGCCAGCTGGCAGCGACGATGACGATGTCGAGGCCCGTGCCGTCGACGTTCAGCGTGGGGGAGCCTGCTCCGCTCATTTCTCTCCTTGGGTAGATGTCAGTGTTGCCGTGTCGGTCGTGAGCGGCTGCTCAAGCTGGTGCCCCATGCGGTCGCGCTTGGTGGCAAGGTACTTGGAGTTGAACGGACCGACCCCGACGACGAGCGGCACACGCTCGGTCACCGTGATGCCGTGCGCCTCGAGCTGCTGCACCTTCGTCGGGTTGTTTGTGAGCACGCGCACCGTGTCGAGCCCAAGATCGGAAAGAATGGCGGATGCCGCGGTGTAATCGCGGGCATCGGCAGGCAGTCCGAGTGCGAGGTTGGCGTCGAGCGTGTCGAGTCCTTCTTCTTGCAGCTTGTAGGCCCGCAGCTTGTTGATGAGGCCAATGCCGCGGCCCTCGTGGCCTCGAAGATAGATCACCACACCACCGTGGCGCTGCACGGTGTCGAGTGCGGCGTCGAGCTGCGGACCGCACTCGCACTTGAGTGAGCCGAACGCTTCGCCCGTGAGGCACTCCGAGTGCACGCGCACGAGCGATCCGCTTTCGAGCTCACCCGAAATGACGGCGACGTGATCGGCGCCCGTTGCGCGGTCGCGGTATGCCCTCACGCGGAAGGTGCCGTGCGTCGTGGGGATTGTCGTCTCCACCTCGAAGATCACTTCGCTCGACTCGGGCACGCTCTGCTCTGTCGTGCATGCGCGTGAAGCGTCGGGCGTTGAGTCGATGTAGCGCACGAGTTCGGCGATCGTGATCACGGGGATGTCGGTCTGCGCACCCAGTTCGATGAGCCCGGGGAGTCGCATCATCTCGCCGTCATCGTGCACGACTTCGCAGATGGCGCCGACGGGAGGCAGCCCGGCGAGCTTCATCAGATCAACGGCCGCCTCGGTGTGCCCGTTGCGCTCGCGAACGCCACCGTCGCGTGCGCGCAGCGGAAGAACGTGCCCCGGGCGGATGAGGCTCGCCGGAGTCGAATCGGGGGAGCCGAGGGTGCGCAGCGTGTGTGAACGGTCGGCGGCGCTGATACCCGTCGAGATGCGGGTGGCGGCGTCCACCGAGATTGTGTATGCCGTTCCGCGAGGATCCTCGCTGTCGGCAACCATGATCGGAAGATTCAGCGCATCGGCGATCTCGTTCGGCATGGGCGCGCAGATGTAGCCGCTTGTGTGCCGAATGGTCCAGGCAAGCCACTCCTGTGTCGCGAGGGCGGCAGACATGATCACGTCGCCCTCGTTCTCGCGCGATTCGTCATCTGCTACGAGCACGGGCTTGCCCTGGCGCAGTGCGTCGAGGGCCTCGGGAATGGAGGCGAGGCTCATCGGTTGCTCCCTTCTGCGGCGCCGAGCGCCAGCATCCGTTCGACGTGTCGTGCAATGATGTCGGTTTCGATGTTCACGTGATCTCCGACGCTCAGGTCTCCCAGCGTGGTCGCGGTGAGCGTCTCGGGAATCAGCGAAACCTCGAACCACTGCGCGGCGTGCTCTGCCGGGGCGACGTCGCTCACAGTGAGCGATGTGCCGTCGACCGCGATGGAGCCTTTGTCGACGACAAGTCGGGCGAGCTCGGCCGGCAGGGAAAAGCGCAGCACGCGCCAATCGCCGTCGTCGGTGATGCTCTCGAGTCGCGACGTTCCATCAACGTGCCCCTGCACGATGTGGCCGCCGAGGCGATCGCCGACGTGGGCGGCGCGCTCGAGGTTGACGCGCCGACCGACGTCCACGGTCGCGAGCGTCGACATGGCGAGCGTTTGGCCCATCACGTCGGCGGCGAAGCCGTCGGCTGACTGCTCGACGACGGTGAGGCACACGCCGGAGACGGCGATCGAGTCGCCGTGATGAGCATCAGAGACCGCGAGCGGACCCCGCACGCTGAGGCGCAGAGACGACCCGCTGCGGGAGACGGCCGTCACGGTGCCGATCTCTTCGATGATTCCGGTGAACATTGTTTACTGTCCCTTCGGGGTCAGAGTGAGTCTGACGTCGTCTCCGACACGGGCGACGTCGCTGAGGGCGAGGCGAAGCGCATGGTCGATGGAGCGCACGCCAAGGTCGGTGAGTGCGACGCGGTCGCCGCCGAGCAGAGTCGGCGCGAGGTATGCGACGTAGCTGTCCACGAGGCCCGCGCGCACGAAAGCCGACGCGAGGGTCGGCCCTCCCTCGATGAAGAGGGAGCGGATGCCGCGCTCTCGCAGCTCGTGCAGATCGGCGGCGAGGTCACGGCCGTCGAGCTGAATGTGAGGGAGAGGATGCTGTCGCAGCTTCGCGCCGTCTGAGATCTCGCGTCCGCCGAACACAATGGGAACGGGCTGATTGCTCAGGAGCTCGCCGTGAGCGTCGCGCGCGGTCAGAGACGGGTCGTCAGCGAGAACCGTTCCGCTGCCGACGGCGATGGCATCGTGCTGGCTGCGCAGCAGGTGTGCGTCGTCGCGGGACTCCGGTCCGGTGATCCACTGACTCGAGCCATCGGACGCCGCGGCGCGGCCATCGAGCGATGAGGCCCACTTGAGTGTGACGAGCGGACGGCCGAGCGTCGCCGTCGTCATCCAGTCTCCGAGAAAGGCGTCGACGTCCGCCGCGAGCACGCCGGCCTCGACGTCGACGCCCGACGCGCGAAGCCGATCGCCGCCGCCGCTCGAGACGGTGCCCGGGTCGGTCGAGGCATAGACGACGCGCGCGATTCCGGCGTCGAGCAATGCATCGACGCACGGGCCGGTGCGCCCCGTGTGATTGCACGGCTCAAGCGTCACGATGGCTGTCGCGCCGCGTGCGGCATCCGCGCCCGCCGCCGTCAGAGCAGCGATCTCAGCGTGCGGCGTTCCTGCGCCTCGGTGCCACCCCTCGCCGAGCACAGTCCCGTCGGACGAGACGATGACGCAGCCGACGCGGGGATTGATGCCGCGCTCTGGGCCGTTTGCGGCGAGTTCGAGTGCACGGCGCATGAACTGCAGCTCGCGTTGTGATGCCACCGGCTCCCTTTCTCGAGGCTCCGGGGGCTCGCAAGGCTGCGATGGCAACGCGCGGAGGCGTCGCCACGTGCTTCCTCCCTTCCGGACTCGAATCGCCATGTGGCGATCCATAACCGTCGGTGCCGGAATTTCACCGGCTCAGCCTCCCAGAGGAGGGTCGCGGACTTTCACCGCCGGTTCGGACTCTCACCGACCCCGGAGCACGTTACGTATAACCATGTTACGTCACGGGTATTCCCGGTGCGGTGTGTGTCGCTTCATGACGCAAGCAGCAGCCGCGCCGTTGTTGCATCGACGATCAGATCAGTGATGAGGCCGGCCGCCAGCGCACCGCGCAGGCTCTGCAGCTTGCTCTCTCCTGAGACGATGCACACGCGCCGGGCAACACGGCGCTGAACATCGAGATCGGGACCGGACGAACGCGTATTGATCTCGATGCCGTCTGAGGAGCCATCTTCGCGATAGAAGACCGTAGCGACGTCCCCCACGACGTTCGCCTCCTGCATCGACGCGAGGTCGTGCTCGTCGAGGTAGCCGCCGACGTAAACGTGGCTCGGCACGACGGCGAACGGCGAGCCCAGCCCGAAGACCGTCATGTCCATGCTGCGCTGAATGTCGAGAACGCGGCGCACACTGCGTTCGCGCCACATCGCCGCTTTTGTGGCGGGGTCATCGAACAGCGCGGGAACAGCGAACTGCTGCACGGCCGCCCCATAGGCGGCACCAAACCGCTGCAGCAGCTCACTCGCATAGACAAGACCCGTCGTGCGGGGGTTCGCGGCACCGTTCAGCTGCACAATGCGCGAATTGTGCGTGTTCTTGGGCACGAGATGCCGGGAAACCGCCGTCATCGTCGCGCCCCACGCGACTCCGATCATCATGTTCGACTCGACGAAGCCTCCGAGAATTCGTGCAGCGGTGAGCGCAACTCTGTCGAGCCTGTCGACGTCGCTTGTCTGCTCGGGCACCGGAACCACGTGAGTGACGACCCCGAATCGACG contains these protein-coding regions:
- a CDS encoding MFS transporter, translated to MSKAPITTPNATTEIPTPANPRSRVIFASMIGTTIEFYDFYVYATAAVLVFPHLFFPEGDPTVALLSSFAIFGAAMVARPLGAIFYGHLGDRKGRKATLVASLLTMGVATFLIGFLPTYHQVGWWAPLFLVIFRLAQGFALGGEWSGAALVATENAPKGKRAWYGTFPQLGAPLGYIIANGIFIIISLLQPANGTINEQFLAWGWRVPFWFSIVMVVVGVIVRLRLVESTAFAATVAKGTVSKMPLGTVLRNNWRELILGTFFMLATYVLFYLMTTFVLSYGTTPTDAAMAGLGYGRTQFILMSIIGVVFFGIFTLLSGPWADKWGRRRTLTWVTVAIVIFGLLFVPLLDGGIVGVMALLVIGFSLMGMTFGPMGALLPELFPTNVRYTGSGVSYNVSSILGAAVAPFIAVALWSAGGGSPFWVGVYLSVMALITLVALLISTETKDVDMEK
- a CDS encoding sugar-binding transcriptional regulator; translation: MDAIADELHTSRSSVSRLLSHARDSGLVTINVSSPLDVPRQLESDIRRRFGVVTHVVPVPEQTSDVDRLDRVALTAARILGGFVESNMMIGVAWGATMTAVSRHLVPKNTHNSRIVQLNGAANPRTTGLVYASELLQRFGAAYGAAVQQFAVPALFDDPATKAAMWRERSVRRVLDIQRSMDMTVFGLGSPFAVVPSHVYVGGYLDEHDLASMQEANVVGDVATVFYREDGSSDGIEINTRSSGPDLDVQRRVARRVCIVSGESKLQSLRGALAAGLITDLIVDATTARLLLAS
- a CDS encoding DUF2269 family protein encodes the protein MDTLFAVLHVVAAVFIVGPMAIIPMTAMRAVRAGNGSQVAVLAKSTMIFSWLSLLVVVFGFGVMGMSEYDISMTTPWILWSLILWVVATIINLALVVPTMNKAAKALADGPSDDRASYPAIAAGSGLATIMLIAVVVLMVWKP
- a CDS encoding riboflavin synthase, whose protein sequence is MFTGIIEEIGTVTAVSRSGSSLRLSVRGPLAVSDAHHGDSIAVSGVCLTVVEQSADGFAADVMGQTLAMSTLATVDVGRRVNLERAAHVGDRLGGHIVQGHVDGTSRLESITDDGDWRVLRFSLPAELARLVVDKGSIAVDGTSLTVSDVAPAEHAAQWFEVSLIPETLTATTLGDLSVGDHVNIETDIIARHVERMLALGAAEGSNR
- the ribD gene encoding bifunctional diaminohydroxyphosphoribosylaminopyrimidine deaminase/5-amino-6-(5-phosphoribosylamino)uracil reductase RibD, which encodes MASQRELQFMRRALELAANGPERGINPRVGCVIVSSDGTVLGEGWHRGAGTPHAEIAALTAAGADAARGATAIVTLEPCNHTGRTGPCVDALLDAGIARVVYASTDPGTVSSGGGDRLRASGVDVEAGVLAADVDAFLGDWMTTATLGRPLVTLKWASSLDGRAAASDGSSQWITGPESRDDAHLLRSQHDAIAVGSGTVLADDPSLTARDAHGELLSNQPVPIVFGGREISDGAKLRQHPLPHIQLDGRDLAADLHELRERGIRSLFIEGGPTLASAFVRAGLVDSYVAYLAPTLLGGDRVALTDLGVRSIDHALRLALSDVARVGDDVRLTLTPKGQ
- a CDS encoding CPBP family intramembrane glutamic endopeptidase; the encoded protein is MTPSAVLRRIVSSPLVWLAAGAIAIGGAYALITSPTPVVGALGIVALPLIGSLVGLLLYRLVMHRMAGRPTPELTRTRSLFETLYGIEVGLVFVAVSVATISLLGGYTFEWASADVLSVIATVVAVNVGAAVIEELIFRGLALQALEKLGGSWVALAATSLIFGLLHLANPGATLWSACAIALEAGVLLGSAFLWRRNLWFAIGVHFAWNTAEGLLGIPISGHAYSGLFTVTTHGSPLLTGGAFGLEASIVPVVVSLLLSVTMLVLAHRRGNLVPLSRAGRRATAHAVAGS
- the ribA gene encoding GTP cyclohydrolase II, yielding MSLASIPEALDALRQGKPVLVADDESRENEGDVIMSAALATQEWLAWTIRHTSGYICAPMPNEIADALNLPIMVADSEDPRGTAYTISVDAATRISTGISAADRSHTLRTLGSPDSTPASLIRPGHVLPLRARDGGVRERNGHTEAAVDLMKLAGLPPVGAICEVVHDDGEMMRLPGLIELGAQTDIPVITIAELVRYIDSTPDASRACTTEQSVPESSEVIFEVETTIPTTHGTFRVRAYRDRATGADHVAVISGELESGSLVRVHSECLTGEAFGSLKCECGPQLDAALDTVQRHGGVVIYLRGHEGRGIGLINKLRAYKLQEEGLDTLDANLALGLPADARDYTAASAILSDLGLDTVRVLTNNPTKVQQLEAHGITVTERVPLVVGVGPFNSKYLATKRDRMGHQLEQPLTTDTATLTSTQGEK
- the ribH gene encoding 6,7-dimethyl-8-ribityllumazine synthase produces the protein MSGAGSPTLNVDGTGLDIVIVAASWHDTIMGGLVDSAVRTLEEAGANHTLVRVPGSFELPVVSRAALEAGADAVVALGVIIRGGTPHFEYVSDAATSGLTQVTVETGKPVGFGVLTLDDEQQGLDRAGLPGSKEDKGREAAEAAIATVRALTAVRA